Proteins encoded together in one Bombiscardovia nodaiensis window:
- the galE2 gene encoding UDP-glucose 4-epimerase GalE produces the protein MSVLVTGGCGYIGAHVVHALHQAGQEVVVIDDLSYGKATRIEGARLYGADVAAPGADERMAQIIRENNVDSVIHFAARKQVGESVEKPLWYYQQNLGAMLNVLKAMSVTDAKKLVFSSSASTYGEPPVSVVPEDVVPMVPINPYGQTKLFGEWMARACEEPFGIKFCGLRYFNVAGCGPVELEDPAVLNLIPMIFDRLKQGKAPAIFGADYPTEDGTCIRDYIHISDLADAHIAALKYLDRDERKYDVFNVGTGKGTSVRQIVDEVKKVTGLPFTEAIKPRRAGDPAKLIGSPERINTEMGWHAQYDVEDIVESAWKAWQANPDHHIDTEGWQQTD, from the coding sequence ATGTCCGTCCTCGTCACAGGTGGCTGTGGATACATCGGAGCTCACGTGGTTCACGCCCTCCATCAAGCCGGCCAGGAGGTTGTCGTTATTGATGACCTGAGCTACGGAAAGGCCACACGAATTGAAGGAGCTCGCCTCTACGGAGCCGATGTAGCGGCGCCCGGAGCCGACGAACGCATGGCGCAAATTATCCGCGAGAACAATGTGGACTCGGTGATTCACTTTGCCGCTCGCAAGCAGGTTGGCGAGTCCGTCGAAAAGCCCCTCTGGTACTACCAGCAGAACTTGGGCGCTATGCTCAACGTGCTCAAGGCCATGTCCGTCACCGACGCCAAGAAGCTGGTCTTCTCCTCCTCTGCCTCCACCTACGGAGAGCCCCCAGTGAGTGTGGTGCCTGAGGACGTCGTTCCCATGGTCCCCATCAACCCCTACGGGCAGACCAAGCTCTTTGGCGAGTGGATGGCCCGCGCCTGCGAAGAACCCTTCGGTATTAAGTTCTGCGGCCTGCGCTACTTCAACGTGGCTGGCTGCGGCCCTGTCGAGCTGGAAGACCCGGCAGTCCTGAACCTGATCCCCATGATTTTCGACCGCCTCAAGCAGGGCAAGGCACCGGCTATCTTCGGCGCCGACTACCCCACCGAAGACGGCACCTGCATCCGCGACTACATCCACATCTCCGACCTGGCAGACGCCCATATTGCTGCCCTCAAGTACCTAGACAGGGACGAGCGTAAGTACGACGTCTTCAACGTGGGCACCGGCAAGGGCACCTCAGTCCGCCAGATTGTGGACGAAGTCAAGAAAGTGACGGGTCTGCCCTTCACCGAAGCCATCAAGCCCCGCCGCGCTGGCGACCCAGCTAAGCTCATCGGCTCCCCTGAGCGCATCAACACCGAGATGGGCTGGCACGCTCAGTACGACGTGGAAGACATCGTGGAGTCCGCCTGGAAGGCCTGGCAGGCCAACCCTGACCACCACATCGACACCGAGGGCTGGCAGCAGACCGACTGA
- the ptpA gene encoding phosphotyrosine protein phosphatase, with product MSTLGEHKPYVVMTVCTGNICRSPMAEIILRKFFEDRGVDSSQVRVESSGVSDEEFGNPIDRRAQKVLRERGYEVPQDHFAHRISRDEAQESDLLLPMTADHMRSLLRILPADKRPAVHLYRSFDPDLPQPQPGHESDLDLVDPWYGGPREFEVAIDQIERTAPYIVDWVVSRL from the coding sequence GTGAGTACTCTAGGCGAGCATAAGCCTTACGTGGTGATGACGGTGTGTACAGGCAATATTTGCCGCTCACCGATGGCTGAAATTATTTTGCGCAAGTTCTTTGAAGACCGTGGAGTTGACTCCAGCCAGGTGCGGGTGGAGTCCAGCGGGGTGTCGGACGAAGAGTTTGGCAATCCCATCGACCGTCGGGCGCAGAAGGTGCTCCGGGAGCGCGGTTACGAGGTGCCCCAGGACCATTTTGCCCACCGTATTAGCCGGGATGAGGCGCAGGAGAGCGACCTGCTGCTGCCCATGACAGCAGACCACATGCGCTCCCTTTTGCGCATTCTGCCCGCCGACAAGCGCCCGGCAGTCCACCTCTACCGGTCCTTCGACCCGGACCTGCCCCAGCCCCAGCCGGGCCACGAATCCGACCTGGACCTGGTGGACCCCTGGTATGGCGGTCCCCGCGAGTTTGAAGTCGCCATCGACCAAATCGAGCGCACCGCTCCTTACATCGTCGATTGGGTGGTCAGTCGGCTCTAG
- a CDS encoding prenyltransferase, which yields MARHWLTWPAFVELTEIYTAPLNIVWFAMGASIARYYYGLVNWANLGLCFTAIILFDLAVNITDNYYDYRHARDREGYARHTNVIGRLGLPLKGVFGLGLGLYLLSLIPAFVLVARTGWPIFLLGIVGYALGIFYTAGRFPINATPTGELAVAFSITYLVQLACVCLSVYGRYPLDWVLAGRTFAVCAPVVLIFFTIQLANNVADRDEDIANGRHTLAFYLGVARSLRLMRVLQAVGAVWPLVALLFGWVPWPAALSCLLLAPMWKGMQPFYVHPSKQQTYFPLIRAASLFFVGYTLLFALGVWLSW from the coding sequence ATGGCTCGGCATTGGCTGACCTGGCCCGCCTTCGTAGAACTGACCGAGATATACACCGCCCCGCTCAACATAGTTTGGTTTGCCATGGGCGCTTCAATTGCCCGGTACTACTATGGGCTGGTGAATTGGGCCAACTTGGGCTTGTGCTTTACTGCCATCATCCTCTTTGATTTGGCGGTCAACATCACCGACAACTACTACGATTACCGCCACGCCCGTGACCGCGAGGGATATGCGCGCCACACGAATGTCATCGGTCGGCTGGGCTTGCCCCTCAAGGGCGTGTTTGGGCTAGGCTTGGGCCTCTATCTGCTTTCGCTCATACCTGCGTTTGTCCTCGTGGCCCGCACAGGCTGGCCCATCTTCCTGCTTGGGATAGTGGGGTATGCTCTGGGCATTTTCTACACTGCCGGGCGTTTCCCTATCAACGCCACCCCGACTGGCGAGCTGGCAGTAGCCTTCTCGATCACCTATTTAGTGCAGCTGGCCTGCGTCTGCTTGTCTGTGTACGGCCGTTACCCGCTGGATTGGGTCCTGGCTGGGCGAACATTTGCGGTCTGTGCGCCGGTCGTCCTGATATTTTTCACCATCCAGTTGGCCAACAATGTGGCTGACCGAGATGAGGATATTGCCAACGGTCGGCATACGCTGGCCTTTTACTTGGGTGTCGCCCGCTCCCTGCGCCTGATGCGCGTCTTGCAAGCCGTGGGCGCCGTTTGGCCGCTCGTGGCCCTCCTGTTCGGATGGGTTCCCTGGCCAGCTGCCTTGAGCTGCCTACTGCTGGCGCCCATGTGGAAGGGAATGCAACCCTTTTACGTCCACCCCAGCAAGCAGCAGACGTATTTTCCGCTCATTCGGGCCGCATCGCTCTTCTTCGTGGGCTATACGCTGCTCTTTGCCCTCGGGGTGTGGTTGAGCTGGTAG
- the trmB gene encoding tRNA (guanine-N(7)-)-methyltransferase → MNTLQEMPATQGKTESANGNTRDRRTIVSFTRRSGKLDKRLARAWQAYADTYLLAVDSDPTSLGVDPKLDLDRAFFGRVFGRQARLTVEIGSGQGENIVAAAQKNPEQNFLALEVYEPGLAHTMLLAGKLGLTNLKVAKTNAPELMGALKPSTLDEVWTFFPDPWPKMKHHKRRLVQPALAADIARALEPGGLWRIATDIDDYALHVHEVMDQNRHYTNMGQKLVSLPVQHVGKGTAYEAKQLPHADFREAERFDGRILTNFERKGLTAGHTIHDFTYQRQA, encoded by the coding sequence ATGAACACATTACAAGAGATGCCTGCAACCCAAGGCAAGACCGAGAGCGCCAACGGAAACACGCGAGACAGGCGGACCATTGTCTCCTTCACCCGGCGCTCGGGTAAGCTCGACAAGCGGCTCGCCCGAGCTTGGCAGGCCTATGCCGATACCTACCTGCTGGCAGTGGACAGCGACCCAACTTCCCTGGGCGTGGACCCCAAGTTGGACTTGGATCGCGCCTTTTTTGGCCGTGTCTTCGGCCGCCAGGCGCGCTTGACGGTTGAGATTGGCAGCGGTCAGGGCGAAAATATCGTGGCTGCCGCGCAAAAGAACCCTGAGCAGAACTTTCTGGCCCTAGAGGTCTACGAGCCTGGCTTGGCGCACACCATGCTCCTGGCAGGCAAATTAGGTCTCACTAATCTCAAAGTGGCGAAAACTAACGCTCCCGAACTAATGGGGGCCCTAAAGCCTTCAACCCTGGATGAAGTGTGGACCTTCTTCCCTGATCCCTGGCCGAAAATGAAGCACCACAAGCGTCGGCTAGTGCAGCCAGCCCTCGCCGCAGATATTGCGCGGGCTCTAGAGCCAGGCGGGCTGTGGCGGATAGCGACCGACATTGACGACTACGCCCTCCATGTGCACGAGGTCATGGATCAGAATCGGCACTATACGAACATGGGGCAGAAGCTTGTGAGCTTACCTGTCCAACATGTGGGCAAGGGGACCGCCTATGAAGCGAAGCAACTGCCTCACGCCGACTTCAGGGAGGCAGAACGTTTCGATGGGCGCATTCTTACGAACTTCGAGCGCAAGGGCCTTACAGCAGGGCATACGATTCACGACTTCACCTACCAGCGACAGGCTTAG
- a CDS encoding MarR family transcriptional regulator, producing MRNLFDSYGYSLGKASQAMGERFAPSLEPYGLDSREFGVLCFIGRNPGISQADIGQMMRVDRTTMVTIIDHLERHKYCKRVRSLADRRSYAINLTQSGRRLVKDLWTVMRQCEDEALEALPQEVQSVLLGIAAHLQQGKQS from the coding sequence ATGCGCAATCTGTTCGACTCGTATGGCTACTCGTTAGGTAAAGCCTCCCAGGCCATGGGAGAGCGTTTTGCGCCGAGCTTGGAACCGTATGGCCTGGATTCGAGAGAGTTCGGCGTGCTGTGTTTCATAGGGCGCAATCCTGGAATTTCGCAGGCGGATATAGGCCAGATGATGCGCGTGGATCGAACCACGATGGTGACCATCATCGACCATCTTGAGCGTCACAAATATTGCAAGCGTGTTCGCAGCCTTGCAGACAGACGCTCGTACGCTATCAACCTCACGCAATCGGGGAGGAGATTGGTAAAAGACCTGTGGACGGTAATGCGCCAGTGCGAGGATGAGGCCTTAGAGGCGTTGCCACAGGAGGTTCAATCTGTGCTGCTTGGAATTGCAGCGCACCTACAGCAAGGGAAGCAGTCATGA
- the dfrA gene encoding dihydrofolate reductase: protein MEHDSSSRSGYHEPEPGHAGLIGDEGYEEGDALSEPCSINLIWAQACTKDGRRGAIGYQGGMPWHLREDMRRFKELTISHPVIMGRRTWESMGAKPLQGRDNIVVSRNPHFEAPGATVVSSVQDAIELARQEAIPADGIDRCEIWVIGGSQIFEEALPQATCAYVTDLEAQVDADTFAPDLEELVAHRFWRVGQEGPWQAAQDPQDRGVTRFRYVTYERVS, encoded by the coding sequence GCATGACAGTAGTAGTCGAAGCGGTTATCACGAACCCGAGCCCGGTCATGCCGGGCTTATAGGCGACGAGGGGTATGAGGAGGGAGATGCCCTCTCAGAGCCGTGTTCAATCAACCTCATTTGGGCTCAAGCTTGCACCAAAGACGGCAGGCGGGGAGCTATTGGCTACCAGGGGGGTATGCCCTGGCACCTGCGCGAGGACATGCGTCGCTTTAAGGAGCTGACTATCTCGCACCCGGTGATTATGGGGCGGCGCACCTGGGAATCTATGGGGGCCAAGCCTTTGCAGGGGCGAGACAACATTGTTGTCAGTCGCAATCCGCACTTTGAGGCTCCGGGAGCTACTGTAGTGTCCAGTGTGCAAGATGCGATTGAGTTGGCCCGCCAGGAGGCCATCCCAGCGGACGGGATTGACCGCTGCGAAATCTGGGTGATTGGTGGCTCTCAAATTTTTGAAGAGGCCTTGCCGCAGGCTACCTGCGCCTATGTGACCGACCTGGAAGCTCAGGTTGACGCCGACACCTTTGCTCCCGACCTAGAGGAGCTGGTGGCCCATCGCTTTTGGCGGGTGGGGCAGGAGGGGCCTTGGCAGGCGGCTCAAGACCCTCAAGACCGAGGGGTTACTCGCTTTCGGTATGTGACCTATGAGCGAGTCAGCTGA
- the fusA1 gene encoding elongation factor G has product MKRLVVGILAHVDAGKTTLSEAMLYRAGRIRKLGRVDHGDTFLDTDPMEKARGITIFSKQALLEYDDVSLTLLDTPGHADFSAQMEEAISAMDYAILVVSATDGLQGHTLTLWRLLEHYQVPTFMFVNKMDAPGVDQMALLRLLQERLSPGCMACPLADDTGAREAVALLSEEAMEEYLSTGALSASCLQELVARRLLFPTYFGSALRLEGVDDLLQGLRELSRQPQYGDDFGARVFKISHDPEGNRLTWLKVTGASLLVKSRLEHVSGEEGEKVDQLRQYSGAKFETVIRAPAGMICAATGLNSSFPGQGLGFEKDLGQPMLEPVLTYTVLPGEADLHRVLQALRLLEDEDPLLRVRWVPQLEEIHLQLMGTVQLEVIQESLQERFGLDIAFGPGSILYKETITGPVEGVGHFEPLRHYAEVHLLLEPTGPGSGLSFASQLSQDELAGNWQRLVLSHLKQKEHLGVLTGSPITDMRLTLIAGRAHEKHTEGGDFRQATYRAVRQGLMSAHSALLEPWYNFHLELPQEQLGHAMADLQRMSGSFDPPSTEGEFAILEGQAPVSQMRDYALEVKAYTHGQGTLTCTSAGYQPCHNAEEVIAAAHYDPESDLENTPDSVFCAHGAGYPVKWNRVPAFMHLPGGPYLRD; this is encoded by the coding sequence ATGAAGCGGCTGGTAGTTGGCATTCTGGCACACGTTGATGCCGGTAAAACGACGCTCTCAGAAGCCATGCTCTACCGGGCTGGCCGCATCCGTAAGCTGGGTCGCGTGGACCACGGTGACACCTTTCTCGATACGGATCCTATGGAGAAAGCGCGCGGTATCACCATTTTCTCCAAGCAGGCCCTGTTGGAATACGATGACGTAAGCCTGACCCTGCTCGACACCCCAGGGCACGCAGACTTTTCGGCGCAGATGGAAGAGGCCATCAGCGCCATGGATTACGCCATTCTCGTGGTCTCCGCCACCGACGGCTTGCAGGGCCATACCCTCACCCTCTGGCGGCTCCTAGAACACTACCAGGTGCCCACTTTCATGTTCGTCAACAAAATGGATGCGCCAGGAGTGGATCAAATGGCCCTCCTGCGCCTCTTGCAAGAGCGATTGAGCCCGGGGTGCATGGCCTGTCCATTGGCAGACGATACAGGCGCGAGGGAGGCCGTAGCGCTCCTGAGTGAAGAGGCCATGGAAGAATATTTGAGCACCGGTGCCCTGAGCGCCAGCTGCCTGCAAGAGCTAGTTGCACGTCGTCTCCTCTTTCCCACTTACTTTGGTTCAGCCCTTCGCCTGGAAGGAGTAGACGACCTCCTCCAGGGCCTGAGAGAGCTGAGCCGCCAGCCCCAATATGGTGACGATTTTGGCGCTCGCGTCTTCAAAATCTCCCACGACCCCGAGGGCAACCGTCTGACCTGGCTCAAGGTCACTGGGGCGAGTTTGCTGGTTAAGTCGCGGCTGGAGCACGTCAGCGGCGAAGAGGGTGAGAAAGTCGACCAGCTGCGCCAGTATTCGGGTGCCAAATTTGAAACGGTCATTCGGGCACCAGCTGGCATGATTTGTGCTGCAACGGGCCTGAACTCAAGCTTCCCGGGCCAGGGCTTAGGCTTCGAGAAGGATCTTGGGCAGCCCATGCTTGAACCGGTGCTCACCTACACGGTGCTGCCGGGCGAGGCTGACCTCCACCGGGTTTTGCAGGCCTTACGGCTCCTGGAGGACGAGGATCCGCTGCTGCGGGTGCGCTGGGTGCCACAGCTGGAGGAGATTCACCTGCAGCTCATGGGCACGGTCCAGCTCGAAGTCATCCAGGAGAGCCTGCAGGAGCGTTTTGGCTTAGATATTGCCTTCGGCCCAGGTTCCATCCTCTACAAGGAGACCATCACTGGGCCGGTTGAGGGTGTCGGCCATTTTGAGCCCCTGCGCCACTATGCGGAGGTTCACCTGCTGCTGGAGCCCACCGGGCCGGGTTCTGGACTCAGTTTTGCCTCCCAGCTCAGCCAGGACGAGCTCGCTGGCAATTGGCAGCGGCTGGTGTTGAGCCACCTCAAGCAAAAAGAGCACTTGGGCGTGCTCACCGGTTCGCCCATTACCGACATGCGCCTGACACTGATTGCAGGCCGGGCCCACGAGAAGCACACTGAGGGCGGCGACTTCCGCCAGGCCACCTACCGGGCCGTCCGCCAGGGCCTGATGAGTGCCCACAGCGCCCTGCTGGAGCCCTGGTACAACTTCCACCTGGAACTGCCTCAGGAGCAGCTGGGGCACGCCATGGCCGACCTGCAGCGGATGAGTGGCTCTTTTGACCCGCCGAGCACCGAGGGCGAATTTGCTATCCTTGAGGGGCAGGCACCGGTCTCGCAGATGCGCGACTATGCGCTCGAAGTGAAGGCTTACACGCACGGGCAAGGCACCCTGACCTGCACCTCCGCGGGCTACCAGCCCTGCCACAACGCCGAAGAAGTCATAGCTGCCGCCCACTACGACCCCGAATCTGACCTAGAAAACACCCCCGACTCCGTCTTCTGCGCCCACGGAGCCGGCTACCCAGTCAAGTGGAACCGCGTCCCCGCCTTCATGCACCTCCCCGGCGGCCCTTACCTGCGGGACTGA